From the genome of Vanessa cardui chromosome 17, ilVanCard2.1, whole genome shotgun sequence:
taagaaaataaaaataatgatatatataaatacaatatagtattaaactaatatgactatgtactgtactgtatttttaaatgtcaaaaaagggTAAATACTTATTtccttgtcggttcttctcagtagaatgtACTTTCCGAACCTTTGGtggctttacttaatatagataaatgacgattcaaaagtgcttatgaaagcctacttgaaaaatttatattttattcaaataattcaaaattgcaTATAAGAGCttccttaaataatatattatttaactagctgtgcccgggacattgtacgcgtttgagtttaacaaaaaaaataataatattgtagcctaagttactccttattatatcagttatctaccagtgaaagacCCGTCAAATTCGGTCcggccgttccagagattagccggaacaaacagacagacaaaaatggtaaaaattgcattgagtaaaaaaggggtattttaatgttacaaacagaacagacactccaattttattatatgtataagaaaTGTTTAGTTAGTTCTTTATAATCTGTGAcagtttttataacatttcatgGAATGATTAACACGAGTAATCACTTTTAATTCGCTCACGAGTACGGTTACAAGTTTTTATCGCGTCGTTTGGCACAGCTGAGCGGGAGAAAGCATTTATTTGGCTTGATCCCAGTTCCAACTTTCAATTGCATGGCGGTTCAGACGGCATTAAGAGTTCATAGGTTTCCTTTCGACAATCGGTTTAAATTCAGCTTTAATTAACgtcttttcgttttatttatttattgacttatcgatttgaatgataaaaataagaTCTGTTCAAACTTTTTCAAtatcaagatatatttaaatttcaatatatttttttactagcaACCCAAATGTAATTTGATTGTAATTTGGTTTCaaatgcaatgctgatacataACATACTATAGAACGTCTGACTGACTGTTTTGCAGATCTTTATAATGTGTACGTATTATATTCATACTTTTTACTAGCAACTCAAATGTAATTTGATTGTAATTTGGTTTCaaatgcaatgctgatacaaaacATACTATAGAATGTCTGACTGACTGTTTTGAAGACATTTCTAATGTGTACAATGTAGTTATTTTGATCTATGTCTTAGGGCTTGCAatttaagcgcaaaaaatgtgtttatttatgacatcactttaaaacctctaaaatgttctgtgtttctctactatattgtgcatgtattatatatataaaccttcaCCTTTATTTTTTCTCGCTTGAAAAACGccttacgcgcttcccccatgtGATGGAAAATGGGAGGGGGGCGTGTGGGACACCCTggttccctggacgccgagtgcgacAAGGTCCACTGGGTTTACCctctaaaaaaccagcggtaccctctccgtctgtcggcggacgccacgggtcGCATGCTACCATGACGATATAAACCTTCACTTTGAATCAATCTATGTactaaaccgcatcaaaatccgttgtgtaactttaaatatcaaaacatagggacaaacagcgatgagcgactttgttttatactatggtatttttattggactttgttttataaaaatggtaATGAAGATTTGTTTAAACTTTTTCAATATGAAAAATCAAATACGGTTTTAATGTAATTCGTTGTGAATTTATCTGTGTCtgtaatttaattcttattccGCATTCATTGTTTAATTGCGTGGTACGTCAACTAATAAAATTtgctgatttataaatatactagctgttaccaacgactttgctcgcgtagaatatgaatgtatttacaaattacaaattcacttaaaatatgACGTTGATGATTGGTATAGAAAGAGGTATTAcctctttgtttccaaaaaagtagcctatgtcctttatcgggctctagactatttgtaaaacaaatttcatttaaatcggttttgtttttgtttcgtttttgtTTTGGCGTGAAAGAGAGACAAACAGATCGAGTTACTTTTggatttataatactagtatagaTTGTTAGAACGTTAAACGTTTTTATGTCATTCATTTATTGTTTAGgcttaattttttgtaaatatataactaaattcGATACGTTTTCGACATGAATAGATCCAATTACCGCCTAGTTCAATTAGTTTTGCTATGACCAAATTACTGTTCCGTAGAATTTACATTCTGAAGCGGCGTTAGCTTTTCATAggctttttttctatttatgtcAGCTAGGGTAGGGTacccatagatattggtacTCTAATAATTAGTAATGATTCCTCATAATATCATCAAAGcgccaaccttgagaactataATGCTAGCTTATTATggattatgtgtatattattttaaaatatataaaaaacaagaaaaaaaatgtttcagtcTCCCAAGAAGATGACAAAAATGAAATCagctgatgtttagtaaaaatatataatatataacgccaaaatgtttaatgtaaaatgtaaaaaaggcacgggcatctgcgagcctgtggatgttgtaaactaaataaaaaaatccttggtcctgtagttaccctggtttattcacccttcaaaccagtaCATGACAATTTcgttacaatattattgtttagtGATGGGATATACGATCCTTGAGGTACCTAACTAGTCGGGCTTAAAGCCTATATTATTTATCCCTATAACTTATGCTTCTAAGGTATTATTCGAATaaagactaaaatattttttgttatctgtaaaaaagtattttttttttagtttctgCATAAGTCATTTGTCGTGATATTGTTTATAgtagataaataagtatatataggtgCGTGCTGCGTCACCACAGATGAGCGCCAATAAAGTCAGTGCGTAATGAGCTACAGCGCGTTTCACTTGTGTCCTATATCTACCAGTGGCGACGAGGAACATCTACCCAcaaagcgaaaaataaaaaacgaacaaAGGAATTGAGGCggattaaaatgttttccaaTTCAAAGCcgttttttggaaatataactACATTTAATCATCAGCATCAAGATTGGGTCACATATAAAAGTCGACTCCAGCAGTGGTTCGTGGCAAATGACATCGATGGTGAATCGGACAAAGGAGGTCTTAAAAGGCGCGCCATATTGCTCAGCGCATTCGACGAGAGCACTTATCAACTGGCCAGCAATCTCGTTTTTCCAAAAACTCTTGACGCAGTGAGTTATGTGGAAATTGTACGAGTTTTGGATGTACATTTTACTCCAAAGCGCTGCGGGTTTGCAGAACGTCATCACTTTTACGCGGCGTCGCAGCGACCGGGGGAGTCGCATGCGCAGTGGGCGGCGCGGTTACGAGGTCTAGCGAGCCATTGCAGTTTCAAGAATTTAGAAGAAGCTTTGCTAGACAAATTTGTGATGGGGATGCTTCCGGGTACCGAAAAAGAAAAACTCTTCGCAATGGAAATCGGGGAGTTGTCGATGGCAAAGGCGGTTGACCTGGCGGAGGGCGTGCGGTGTGCACGCATGGCGACTACGGCAGCAGGCACAGCAGAAGGAGTCAGCGTTGACCCTTTGTTTAAAATGACAAAGGGCCGCACCAATCGTAGTGACGGTGATAAGTGTTCCGTGTGTGGTCGAAAGAATCACAAATCTAGTGAGTGTCGCTTTGTAAATTACCGGTGTAAGAAGTGCAATAATAAGGGTCACCTGCACCGAATGTGTAAAAAAGTCAATTACGTAGACTCAGATGAGGTGAACGAGGGTGACGACGGtgagttttttaatattcgcaGTAATAACGGGGGGCCTATGACCGAAACAATatctatcaataatattttattaaaatttcaaattgataGTGGGTCGTCTGTAACCGCTATATcagataaaacttattattcttattttaacagTGTTACTTTAATTCCTACCAACAAAAAGCTTATCAGTTATAACGGAGGCTTAATTCAAAGTTTAGGTATAGCTAGGTTACCAGTGacatacaacaataaaacaaacgtaTTAGATTTCTATGTCATACAAAATGGAGGGCCGCCATTGCTTGGTcgcgattttatttcaaaatttaatttagaattatcaCCAATTAACGGTTGTTATCATGTGTCGTCGGTACCGGAATCGGAAttgcaatcatttttaaaaaaatactcggaTATTTTTACCGACGAATtaggttgttttaataaatataaaataaaattgcacttGAAAGAAAATGCAAAACCAGTTTTTATGAAAGCCAGGCCGGTTCCGTTTGCGTTAAGggataaaatagataaagaaataaGCCGTTTATTGCAGATCAAGGTCATCGAGCCCGTCGAGTTCTCGGAATACGCGTCACCTATTGTGCCGGTGTTAAAACATAACGGTACGGTTCGTCTATGCGCTGATTATTCACAAACGTTAAACAAACAGTTATTAGTGGAGAAATATCCTTTACCGACTATACAAGAACTATTTACACGATTACATGGTGGGgaacaattttcaaaattagacaTGTCTTCAGCGTATAATCAGTTCGAATTGCTAGATGATAAACATGTCACTTGTATAAACACACACAAagggttatttaaatttaaacggctTGTGTTCGGGTTGTCTTCGGCCCCCGCCATATTTCAGAGGGCCATGGAAAGTATTTTATCGGGGATAGATGGCGTACTTTGCTTTTTGGATGATATCCTTATTACAGGAAAAGACAAGGTGGAACATTGGGCTaggttaaaattagttttcgaTAGATTAAAAGATTCGGGCttaactttaagaaaagagaaatgtgaatttttcaaaaatgaaataaattatctcggatatataattgataaaaacggGATAAGGAAATCGTCAGAAAAAGTTAAAGCAATTTTAGAAGCTGCAGtccctaaaaatttaaaagaattacaGTCGTTTttaggtttaattaattattataggaaTTTTGTACCCAATGCATCCACGCACTTAGCCCCTctgtatgatttattaaaaaaaggagcTAAATGGTCGTGGTCCCCGCAACACGAAAGGGCGTTTTTggaagtaaaaacatttttaacttcagAAAACGTATTAGCTCATTTTGATTCAACCGCAAAAATCATATTAACGGTGGACGCTTCACCTTACGGGCTAGGGGCGGTGTTATCGCAGGTCGGAGCCGACGGCTTAGAACGTCCAGTTTCGTTCGCTTCACGAACGCTAAACTCAGCTGAAAAAAAGTATTCTCAAATACAAAAAGAAGCCACGGCTATAATCTTTGGGGTACGCCggtttcatcaatatttatatgctaGATCCGAGCCGTTTATATTAAGAACCGACCACAAGCCGCTTATTTCAATTTTCGGTTCCCATAGGGGTATTCCAGAGGTGTCTGCAAATAGGTTGCAAAGGTATGCAATATTTTTGTCAGCATATAACTACACCATTGAGTATGTCAAAAGCGCCAACAATAGTGCAGATTTCTTATCGCGCGGGATTCGGCCGGCGACAGCAGCGGCGTCGACCGACGGAGCTGCGAGTATTAGTCCGGGAGGAACTCGCGAAGACGCCGGTAGTGTACGTGGATGGAACGAGACGGCTACatacgtcaattttattttagaaggaTGTTTACCGGTGACATTAGATCAGTTAAAACATGAGACTAAAAATGACCCGGTACTCACTCAAGTTAGTGATTATGTCTTTAAGGGTTGGCCTCGGAAAGtttatgattgtaatttattaccatattttaaatgtaggttGCAGTTATCATTAGAAAATGGAATTTTAATGCGGGGGCATAAGGTAGTTATTCCAGAAAATTTACGTAAACACATATTATTAGAATTACACAAGTCACATTTAGGTATAGTAAAAACTAAGGCGGAGGCCCGTTCTAGATTTTGGTTTCCGGGAATTGATGAAGCGATAGAAAAAATGATCGGAGATTGTTCAACATGCATTAGTATGCGGCAATCGCCACCCCGCGCTCCGCCGGCGCCCTGGCCGTATCCGACACAACCATTCAATAGAATTCATATAGATTTCCTTGGACCAATtcagaataaaatgttttttgtaatagttgaTGCTTACAGTAAGTGGGTTGagtgttttaatatgaataacaatataacatcGGGATCGGTTATTAGTAAATTATGTGAATTCATGTCTAGGTTCGGGGTACCTCAAACAATCGTGAGCGATAACGGCACTTCATTTACATCTGAGGAGTTTAatgcattttgtaaattaaacggAATATGTCACTTGACCTCGCCGGCATACCATCCCTCCAGTAACGGCCAAGCAGAGACTTATGTTAAAATAGTGAAAAAGGGCATAAAAACAGCTTTGTTGCTAGGTGAAAATGCGCAAGATATGAATAataggttattaaaatatttattcgactaTCGGAATTCTGTGCATAGTACAACGGGGGTGTCTCCCGCGAAACTGGTATTCGGTCGTCAACTGAGGTCAATACTAGATCTTTTAATTCCTCATCCGTCGCCTTCGTCCCCTCGTCTGAATAATCATGTTCAAAACAAACAGTGCTTGCAGACTAAATATCACGGCGGAAAATTAAGAACTAATTTTAAACCAGACGATGTAGTgatgtttaaatcttttataaataaaaatagatatgtgTGGTGTAAAGGTACTATTATCAAACAGTTGGGTAAAGTGTTATACTTAATAAAGACTTGTGAaggtattaatgttaaaaaacacaaaaatcaaattgttttgTCAAGGAATGTGTCTAAAAACCAACTGGTTCAACCGGGGAACAGTAATCGAAGTGAGGAGGAAAATCAACACCGAAGTGATGTGAAACTTGCATCAGTTCCCTCGACGAGGACGCAAACTAAGATGGTTTTGAGAAATATTCCTAgagtaaactataaaaaatatttttagataaaaataattgtcaaataagGGGGGAGGAAATAgtagataaataagtatatataggtgCGTGCTGCGTCACCACAGATGAGCGCCAATAAAGTCAGTGCGTAATGAGCTACAGCGCGTTTCACTTGTGTCCTATATCTAccagtttatattaatatattgtttataataatatgtgtgTTTATTGATTAGTTATTTCAAAAAACTTTACGCGGTGTACGGGTTGTTTGGCGTGAAGCCGGAACAGATACGTAAAAAAGGACGGATACATAAAAGACAATGGCCTGCCTTACCGACGATCAACACTCCGCTTCAACCGtcacattttaaatttggaatagaaTTTTCTTTCAAACAAAAAGACTGcagaaactaaaaaaatattttacgaattccaattttaaattttattcaacatatatattatacaggtaAATTTAGTTGCTCTGATAATACGATCATCTATTAAcgtattataaaaagtttacttggtggtagggctttgttcaagcgcgtttgggtaggtaccacccactcatcagatattttaccgctaaacaacagtaattAGTATTGCTGTGTGCCGGTTCgtaggtgagtgagccagtgtaactataggcacaagggataacatcttagttcccaaggttggtggcgcattggcgatgaaaggaattgttaatatttcttacagttccattgtctatggacggtggtaacttaccatcaggcccgTATACTCGTCCGGCAATACAAATAgcctaaaaatagttttaaataataatcccCCCTTTCGTTACCTTAATTCAATATAGAGCATGATATGCGACATTATGATAAATGACAGCCAATCACGGGGAAGCCTTCGATCAATAGAATGTTCGTTGAAAGCAAATAGTCTGTCGCGCGGCTATAATCGGGCACACGGATACGGGGTTCTTTTATAAATCTTTGACATACAAgtgaaatatctttatatataaaaacgtatACGTAGGCTTTACTTCCTTGTTGGTTTAGTGGTAAAATATAAAGCTTTAGGTTCGAAACCCCGCGGaatggaataaatataaatgtattccaTTCCGCGAATTTTTCGACAACAACCCATAAGGGTTGTTGTCGAAAAATtctaagtaacagcctggaatGACCGGGTGTTAGTAGTGGTGTTACATAGTTCCAACTCGTCTGGAGTTGGAACTGGAATGACCGGGTGTTACATAGTTCCAACTCCAGACGTGTTGGAACTATGTAACAACACTACCAACACGTCAAAATATGCGTTAATACTtctaagaacgcgtgcatcttagcagTTTATTTCGAGTCAAACCCAGCCAATCACTACTGacttttcgtgtgcttaatttgtgtaataaatttatctcATATTCAGCAAAGAAGGTAAACGTCGTGAAGTAACCTgtatgtgtctgatttcaaGGATCTGCCACGTGTTTacccaccaacccgtattgcaGTGGTATGCAAGCTTTCAACATTCTCCTCGAGGAGGACTTAGCCTAATAGTATTTTTACaggattatattaatatacaacgaTAATTAGAATCCGGGGAGTAGATAGtctatctttttatataatattttttctattaacttttaaaaatttcaatgaaaagcATCAACTCTCACGCTAAAGTTTATTATTGCCAGTAAATAGAACGTCAAAATTTTCTACACTTTGAGAGTTACTCGTTTGTTGGAAATTCGCTGTACGACGGAAATACTTGAAATTGTCAGCTCTATCGCTTGGTTGATTCCTATAAGAATAAAAGCAAGCGAAGCGGCTTGCGAATGAATAAAGAAAAGTTCAAGTTGTATTTATGTTAACAATTTCCTAAGTAACCTccttagatattaaaaataaatgaaaacttaaattgaaaaaagcaattcgaatttttaaatagtaaaaattgtGTGTTAGTTAGTGATAAGTTATAGCATTCATTTATATCAATTAGTGGAATGgtgtatcaatttattaaagCTAATcaaccaatttaattttaaacaggtTTCCTAACATGCATAAGTTACTTGcaatgtgtttatattaaagcaaaactatcaaacatttaattaatattatatattagaattatatGCTATTCTATTTACAGTCAGACAAGATACccaacaaattaattaattatcatttcattctttattaacattaaggctTTAACATGTTGacggtattttttattttttccattccTGCGGTACTAGGCGtataagacctcgtatgaaagcTACATAATACATGTACGAGGTTTATTAGACCCCGTATCGTACAAGAATCTAAGACTCAATGTGATGTGATGATGTGTTATCATCGAATgttatttcttcagtgcggaCGTGGTCATGttagtcaaataaaattaaagtttgtaaTCCTCTGTGGAAgtcaagtattagctccacgcttttttatcatctatatatcaTCATAGTTCCCACGATTGGTAGCGTATTGGAGATGTGAGGGAAtcatgaaaaaaaagaaaaaaacagatatcaatcaatcaatcaattaatcaatcaaaataaattttattcaagtgggcttttgcaaccacttttgaatcgtcatttaacaattaagtgaagctaccaccggttcggaaagtagattctaccgagaagtaccggcaagaaactcagtagttactatttttcaacatgtaaaaaatacaatcatattagttaaatgcaattatatatgtatgtaatgtatcctgcccgGAAGTCAactggtatatatttatatcagcaTTAGCTGGACCGGCGGAAGTAACTCAGCGGGAGTTACTTCCGACGGTTCTTCCCAGGTCCGTGGTCTTAAATTCTGAACCggcggtggtagattttttgactaTTAATAAGCAACTGTAAAcacatatattgaataaagatttttaacttTCACTTTAGATGTTACCGGGtagtatcatatacatatatatttatcaaatatatttaaaaaaatcgtgatAACtttaacgtaacgtaacgtaagTTCGCAATTAACTTTTCAACGATCAGCTAACAACAAACTTTCAACTTTGGTTTAAATTAACTCAGAGTTCAATCGAAGTCGAGTTTATTTCTAACTTTACGGTTTAAGCCTTCGCGATGTTGTTATCCAGTTAAATCAActgcaaatttttaaaataaaagaaaaagtattttattcagatttcttattttttatttaatttgaaaagaagagagttgagatggcccagtggttagaacgcgtgcatcttaaccgatgattcgggttcaaacccaggcaagcaccgagattcatgtgcttaatttgtctttataattcatctcgtgctcagtggtgaaggaaaacatcgtgagcaaacctgcatgtgacaaatttcatagaaattcttccacatgtgtattccaccaacccgcgttggaacagcgtggtggaatatattccaaagccttctcctcaaagggagaggaggcctttagcccagcagtgggaatttacaggctgttggtgttgttgttgaaaaGAAGGTGGTCGTTGTGGAAGGTTCTAATTTAGATGTTACAGTAAAAAACTTGTGACTTTGTCATATTACATATGGGAGGATTAAagcattatataatacatatataatttttcgaCATCGATTAATTGTACGTGGCCTACAGAAGAAAGCTAACTAAGCTGTTTGGTAAGTTATTCTTATCTATCTTTTATGTGCAGATTTTTCTAGCATTTTCtgaattatactatatattaaaatgtaagaaatgttatagAAATCCCATTAATTACATTccctttaattttttattccatACTATCAAGGACATTGCGATTTCGACAATTTTGCTTCTTGTTATACTCCTAACAgctaaattatctttattaacataagaataaaaaacaataaaaatataagttatttagataataattacattcaaatgtatgtaaataagtatacaacaaacatacagacacatACAAATAGGCGAGAGTGTGTTGCAGTATGCCAAGTGTTTATTCAGCTTGTGAACTACATGAAAACACCGCTACGATACAGACATCACTTCCGGTCATCGATTGCCTTCGATATGTTTGTCTTGCGGGTCAGTTTCAAtcgtattatttactttatacaatATAGCAACATAATATGTTCTTAATAACTAGactattacatacaataaataagtaaaatcaGAATCAAATCTCCTAtattccttgcatcgccaaTGAACCACCAATGGAATAAATGATTGGAGAAAACAGTGCACGAAGATACGATCACCGTACATTCATTATATAACCAATGGGCCATAGGTTCTCACGTTGGGACCTAaacttaatgaataattaagttACATCCTACCTACATACAACTGAAGAGATAAATTGCGATATCCAAAACTTCACCAGAGCCTGGTATCAAATATACCAAAACCTTTcctgaaaaaatatatctgtaatCATCCATAACGTAATTCAAGAGATAATCCCGGACGTACAAATCTGCTTTTTTGGTTTTGGTTAAAAAAGAGCTGATCAGACCATATAAAATTTCAGGAGACTTCGTTACTCTAAAATCATGTCTAAAACCAAAGTTATAACCTAACTAAAGtaagtgggaaatgtacaggcatttcccactgctgagatgaggcctcctcttccattaaggagagggtttggaacatattcctccaagCTGTTGCAacgcaggttggtggaatgcacatgttgcagaatttccatcagcgccgagcacgagatgaattataaacacaaattaa
Proteins encoded in this window:
- the LOC124536996 gene encoding uncharacterized protein K02A2.6-like — its product is MFSNSKPFFGNITTFNHQHQDWVTYKSRLQQWFVANDIDGESDKGGLKRRAILLSAFDESTYQLASNLVFPKTLDAVSYVEIVRVLDVHFTPKRCGFAERHHFYAASQRPGESHAQWAARLRGLASHCSFKNLEEALLDKFVMGMLPGTEKEKLFAMEIGELSMAKAVDLAEGVRCARMATTAAGTAEGVSVDPLFKMTKGRTNRSDGDKCSVCGRKNHKSSECRFVNYRCKKCNNKGHLHRMCKKVNYVDSDEVNEGDDGEFFNIRSNNGGPMTETISINNILLKFQIDSGSSVTAISDKTYYSYFNSVTLIPTNKKLISYNGGLIQSLGIARLPVTYNNKTNVLDFYVIQNGGPPLLGRDFISKFNLELSPINGCYHVSSVPESELQSFLKKYSDIFTDELGCFNKYKIKLHLKENAKPVFMKARPVPFALRDKIDKEISRLLQIKVIEPVEFSEYASPIVPVLKHNGTVRLCADYSQTLNKQLLVEKYPLPTIQELFTRLHGGEQFSKLDMSSAYNQFELLDDKHVTCINTHKGLFKFKRLVFGLSSAPAIFQRAMESILSGIDGVLCFLDDILITGKDKVEHWARLKLVFDRLKDSGLTLRKEKCEFFKNEINYLGYIIDKNGIRKSSEKVKAILEAAVPKNLKELQSFLGLINYYRNFVPNASTHLAPLYDLLKKGAKWSWSPQHERAFLEVKTFLTSENVLAHFDSTAKIILTVDASPYGLGAVLSQVGADGLERPVSFASRTLNSAEKKYSQIQKEATAIIFGVRRFHQYLYARSEPFILRTDHKPLISIFGSHRGIPEVSANRLQRYAIFLSAYNYTIEYVKSANNSADFLSRGIRPATAAASTDGAASISPGGTREDAGSVRGWNETATYVNFILEGCLPVTLDQLKHETKNDPVLTQVSDYVFKGWPRKVYDCNLLPYFKCRLQLSLENGILMRGHKVVIPENLRKHILLELHKSHLGIVKTKAEARSRFWFPGIDEAIEKMIGDCSTCISMRQSPPRAPPAPWPYPTQPFNRIHIDFLGPIQNKMFFVIVDAYSKWVECFNMNNNITSGSVISKLCEFMSRFGVPQTIVSDNGTSFTSEEFNAFCKLNGICHLTSPAYHPSSNGQAETYVKIVKKGIKTALLLGENAQDMNNRLLKYLFDYRNSVHSTTGVSPAKLVFGRQLRSILDLLIPHPSPSSPRLNNHVQNKQCLQTKYHGGKLRTNFKPDDVVMFKSFINKNRYVWCKGTIIKQLGKVLYLIKTCEGINVKKHKNQIVLSRNVSKNQLVQPGNSNRSEEENQHRSDVKLASVPSTRTQTKMVLRNIPRVNYKKYF